A segment of the Pedobacter faecalis genome:
TCGGCATTCATCATTGTTGCGATCACTGTGGCAGCAATAAAGTGCTTCTTTCTGGGGCAGTCAGAAATATTCAACTGGATGGTAATCGGAAAGGCTGACGACCCGGCCAATCCGCTAAAGCTGGACGGTATCATTGAAACATGCTGGACGGCGGTAAACATCTGCTTAAAGCTGATCGGTATCATGGCGCTGTTTATGGGCTTCATGACTATTGCAGAACGCGCAGGAGGCATCCGGCTGTTGTCACGACTCATCAGCCCCTTCTTTTCCAAACTTTTTCCGGAAGTACCAAAGGGACATCCGGCCACCGGGCACATGGTGATGAACTTTTCGGCGAACCTGCTGGGACTGGACAACGCCGCAACACCATTCGGACTTAAGGCCATGGAAAGTCTTCAGGAACTCAACCCCCGTAAAGACGTTGCTTCAAATGCTCAGATCATGTTTTTATGTCTGCATGCCTCCGGGCTTACCCTCATACCCGTAAGCATCATTGCCGTGAGGGCCTCGCTGAACGCAAGCAACCCAACGGAGATCTTTATCCCCTGCATGATCGCAACATTTGCGGCGACCATGGCAGCCATGCTGATTGTGTCTTTCAAGCAGAAAATAAACTTGCTGCAACCGGCCATACTTGCCTGGGTAGGAAGTATTTCGGCCATTATTGCCGCACTAGTATGGTACCTTGTTGGGCTGCAGACCTCAGAATTGCAGTCCTTTTCAGGGATTTTAAGTAACGGCCTTCTGCTGCTCATCTTCCTGCTGATTGTGCTTGGGGCGGTGTACAAAAAAACTGATGTGTTCAGCGACTTTGTAGACGGTGCGAAGGGCGGCTTCGAAACCGCTATACGCATTATACCTTATCTTGTCGGGATGCTCATCGCCATTAGTATGCTGCGTACCAGCGGCACCTTTGATATGATTATCGGTGGGATGAAACAACTGTGCAGCATGCTTGGCGCTGACACCCGCTTTATCGATGGAATCCCCACCGCGCTGATCAAGCCCATGAGCGGCAGCGGCGCAAGGGGCATGATGGTAGATACGATGACCACCCATGGGGCAGATTCGTTTGCAGGTC
Coding sequences within it:
- a CDS encoding nucleoside recognition domain-containing protein translates to MALSRIWSAFIIVAITVAAIKCFFLGQSEIFNWMVIGKADDPANPLKLDGIIETCWTAVNICLKLIGIMALFMGFMTIAERAGGIRLLSRLISPFFSKLFPEVPKGHPATGHMVMNFSANLLGLDNAATPFGLKAMESLQELNPRKDVASNAQIMFLCLHASGLTLIPVSIIAVRASLNASNPTEIFIPCMIATFAATMAAMLIVSFKQKINLLQPAILAWVGSISAIIAALVWYLVGLQTSELQSFSGILSNGLLLLIFLLIVLGAVYKKTDVFSDFVDGAKGGFETAIRIIPYLVGMLIAISMLRTSGTFDMIIGGMKQLCSMLGADTRFIDGIPTALIKPMSGSGARGMMVDTMTTHGADSFAGRLSSILQGSSDTTFYVVAVYFGAVSIKNTRYTIGAMLLADLVGICTAIGLCYLFFG